The DNA sequence AGACCTCTCCGTCCCGGACTTGCACTTGGACGACATGACCCTAGGTTGGGAAGAACATACATGTCTCTGATTCAGACTTTCTAAGAGTCCAGCGACAACTCAAGTTTGAAACTGCCAACCTCTCTTACAGCCACGACACAAGTTATGCAACAGCAATATCACACACTCCTGAGCAGCACAAATGTTGCTGAAAGCAATTTTTCTAATTATACGTGCAAACAAGCTACACGGGTTCGCTAATGTTGCCACCGTGTTTAGTCCGGCAGAGTTTCACAGTACTTTGTTTCGGTTTCTCAAAGCAGATACTGAATCAGTGTAGCTTTCTACTCGCAACGGTTTTGCGTTTGCCAAAATGTGGGCTACATCCATGAACAAGTTAGGGTTCAGTGTCAAACGTGGAGCAAACAAATCATTTTCTCAGAATGTCTGTTGCGTGTGTTTGGTTCAGCTAGCTGGATTTCTGGTATAAGCAGGCACAATTAATGCTATTTTCTTTACCCTACTGTGTGCTGTCATTAGTTAAGTTGCCAAGAGCACGTAAGACCCCACAAGCTTCCCCTTAGTTgccacaggaagttgaccacgagTATAGTTCACAAAATATGCATGAATTCTATTTCAGTACAGCATTGTCATTCCATTCACTCACACATCGGTCCCTTGATTTGTTTCTGGAGATGGTAAACGCACAGCAGACAAAAATTTACCGACGTGCCTGGCACCTACCCCTTTTCATTTCAGATGACGAACTTCAACATCTCTGCTTTGTTTCAGGCATGCTTGTGCTTCTACTTAACTTTTCCTAGATTTTATCATTTTGGTTATCACCTGAAGATGACAGGGAAGTACCCCTTATTCATTGGTCGTGCGCTACATCACTAACAGATCACAGCTAGAATGTTTAACACAACATGAAAACAGCATGCAACTTACCACAAGCGATGCAGCAATGTGGACAAACCGGGCGTTGTTATATATTCCTTCAAGCTGAAAAACACAGAGCAAGTTGGAAAAGATGGTCATCAACAAGTCAACTGAAGGAGCTGCCGTAACTAAGGAATGTGTGGCTTGCTAGCCAACCAATGAAGGATGGTAGGGAGGCTAATGAGAATAGCTTGCAGTTTGTTACCCTAAATTGGAGGGTACAAGGAGGGAAACCAAAAGGGGAGCGAAGAGAAGACATGATAGAAGCATGAGAAACTGCACGGAAGTCACATTAAACACAGGCCTGAGAAACTCCTGAGAAAATATCCCAATGCTTTGGACACTGCATGGGCAAGTGGCTCATTTGGCATTCATGTTCTCAGCCTGGTTGTTTGTTGCAGCCCCACACTTGACATTAACACAACACTTTCCTATGTGTTAAGTTTTAGACCACTGCAACAATGTGAAACAAATTCAAACTTATCGATGAAACTGCTCTCTGTAATGCCAAGAGGCATGGGCAGAACTTCCAATAGATAAATACAAACTTACTTTACGATCTTGAGAAACTTTTGACCTGGCCGGCctgctgaaaacaagaaaaagaaaagtgttgcACAAGAAATCTGCAAAGTCAACCATCTGCTACAATCCAGTTAAGTGGATTAATAGCATTGACAAACACATTTGGCTGAACAGCCATCAGAAATGTGTTTACAAGTTACAATTCAACATACCGAATGAGCACTGTTTGCCATTTGATGCAAGTGAAGAGCAAAGCGTATATGCTTACAGTGTCATTCCATGTGGCTACTGCTGTTCACGTGAATGGCAGTGACACACATAGCTTGGAACTCTGTGGAAAATGTGTTTTTAAATAGTTGATATATCAACATGTCAGCAACTTGCTCCATGTAACTTCAGAAGTCAGCTTCCGCCTTAACTATTCTTTAGAAGGTGGCTGCTTGCTACCGGTTTCAAGTAGTTATTTCGTTAAGAGAGTCAACCGTTGCTTTCACATATGCAAATGCCTAGCGAGCAAGCCACACATTATGCTCACCCTCTGTTACCACATGTTAAACACTTTTATAGCATTATCCTACCTGCTGCTAGTACAAGCGAAAGTTTACTCTGCTTGAAGCACCTTAAGTGACAAGTAAGCAAAACAAATGACAGAATGTAATTTTTAGTGCACAATTTGCAATGTGAAATTTGCAATGTGCAACAAGTGTTCTTTAAGTAAGAAATGTATTTTTGAAGAATGTCCAGCTAAACACAGAGATATGCTGCTTTACTACAACGCTTGCTTGTATACTTGAAATCGGCATGGAAAATGATGGCAACACAAAGAGGGCAACACAGAAGGCGTGGCTACATGGGTGTGTGTGATCCACCGTTATCAACAGGAATTGTGACTTTATATATAACTTTATATAGAAACTTTATATACTATAAAGTTTTTCTGTACTTTTTGTAGGACAGGCAAACTTGACAGGACTGCTGTCACACGGCACAGGGGAAGCAATTCTGCCGCTGAAATCATTCACTTTTATCTGCTCTATCAACAGCTCCCTACGCTTTTAAGACTAAACATTGTTtcagcagtggaaaaaaaaaagaagtacaagCATAGAGAGAGAGGCCAAGATATAATATGGTACTAGACTTAACTGGTGGCTTGTTTTGCCCTTGGCAAACACGTTTACTCTCTTCTATCTGCCATATGTCTGCCACAAGCAAGATAAACAGCCAGTTTGAAGGTCTAGAACATGTCATGTAGTCCTCACTCCTCATCCATGTCCTTTTCCTCAAGGACAACGCTTGGTCTCAACCAAAACCAATCAGCTCGGCTGATCCACACTAAAAATTCTcagattttatgtgccaaaaccctgatatgattatgaggcatggcgtagtgggagactttggattaattttgaccacctgaggttctttgacCCTTTCAGTGAGGGTTCTTTTCAGAAGTGGTGAACCCTCCCGCATTGGGTTTTTTTTCCCCTCGCTATTATGAAATGAACACGATGGTTTACTTTTGGTTAtgcaacaggaaaaaagaaaatgaagtggtTAATGAAAAATGCGCTCTTAGTATCCAAGGGGAGAGAATGGGGAATGTCAGTGACATAGCGGGCCAGAAACTTGGAAGCGTACCGGTACATTAATAGCACCAAAAAGGATTAATGTGCACCTAATGCACAGTAtacgggcattttcgcatttcactcctatcaaaatgtggctgccgcggctgggatttgatcccgtgccttcgggcttagcagcgcaatgctaaAACTACAGTGGGTCATGTATAGCAAACCAGCCCTTCGTTGCCGTGCATCGTTTCCCAATGAATTAAACTTTTCTCTCATCTATGACACAATGACTGCCATGGCAACGTATGTGTGGTTAAGAAAAATGACAAGTTCCTACAGAATTTCTAACAATTAATGCTTAAGACAAACAGCAAGCATGCTTCATTTGTAGAAAGGTACCGTTACAAGCAGAGATTCAAAAACTACAGGTGTCAAGAAAATTTCACTGCCAATACATGCAACCAGACAAGtggttgaattgaattctggggttccacatgcaaaaccacgatttgattatgaggcacgccgtagtggggggggggggctccggattaattttcaccaccaggatatctttaaagtgcacccaatgcatgggacatggGCGTTCTTGAAGAAATGGAGTGGTAAAAGGCACGTGCAATATCTAAACATTCTAATTCTCGGGCAAGGTGAaagatcaacattttttttcacagctGCCATACTTCCCAAATTACGCTTATGAATAAAAAATGTCCCTACCTAAATTTCCAGTCTCATTCACAAATGCAAGACTGTACAGCAACCTCGCAAAAAATTGGCCACACACTATCCATACTATGTTTCGAGGAATGTGACATTTCAAGCAGTTGTTGCTTCAGTTTTCAAGAATAGGTGCAACAAAACATTGCAATAATCAAAAATAACAATAAAGGCACTGCAATTGAATGAACAATGGGTTGTTCCCAAATGCAATAAAGCGATCTCCTTTTACTTTTGATGCGTATTGTTTGCCATTTCTTAAGCATAATCGAAGTACTAAAGAAACTTTCAGCTGGAATTCCACAGAAAGCGCTTCAAACGAGGTAAGTCTGCTGGCAACGATCAGCATCTACCGTACTCGCAATTCTAGCTTGCATGTAGCGCCCAATTAGGCTAGAGATGGCAACGTTTTTGGCGTGCCAAAACGGGGAGAGTTCCATTAGCATTGCACAGGATGGATACGTGGCTACTCTCACTGTTATCGCTTTCAAGAACAGTGCAGAGGCAACGAACGAGGACGGTTcagctccttcctttcctttcgaCACGGAGCGCCCTTGGTAGCGGAATGTTTGGGACATCAACGAGGTCACTAGGAAGCGAGATGTTACACGTTGCTCTCACGACAACTTGTAAACTGCAACGCAGGGCTTGCGAGGGCTTTCTTGAAATGCATGCTACGAATTTCAAATGGAGCTTTAAACAGAGTTTAAACGCAGTCGCGACGGAACGGCGAAAGTTCGTGACGCATTGCGCCAAATCCTCGCCTAATGTCCAACCGTTCAGATAAGATTCGCTTTTTAGCGAGTCTCGCATAATGTCCGCAAATTGTCGCCGTAACCTGTGCGCGCAAGGAAACGCAGAATTCGTGAGAGCGCGGCGGAGGCAAGTGGGGATGTTTCTAATGTTGCTTCCAGCCCGAGTCTGTTGCGAACTtcccacacacacaaaacacaagGGCGTTTGCGGCACGAACCTCCACATGAGAGAGAAAACGAAGTAGAGCGTCAAATACGCCGTACTTGAAATGCATTCCCCGAGCAAGCAGAAAACTGCACTGGCGCATTCCTCAGCATCGGGCTGAGACGCGGGTCGAAGATGCTGCTACACTGCATCGATTCATACGCGATCACGGGTTCTCTAAGCCTACATGTTACTACGAGAAGCATGTTTCGAGTCGCGGCAAACAAAAACAGCGCAGACGCTCGAGCTTTTCTGGCCACAGGGTAGCACGGCACGACATCCCGAGCGCGGAACGCAGAAACCAAAATGAGAGCGGTACAAACCTCGTGTTGTTCTTGCTTTTCCGCTTGGTATCCCCACTCATGATTGTTCGCTGGACGATGGGACGTATTTGAAGCACTTGTCCACTCTTGTTGTCGCACGAGAAACCGTTTAAAGAGTCCAGTCCTAAGTTGGCGCTCACCTCCAAGGTGTCCGGTTTGTTTTCCTATTTATACTATTGTACAACTATTGCAGCTTCGTAGCGTACCAAGTGGGTTGAGTGGATCACCTGAACCACTAGGCCTAAACGGCCGACTCTCGCTGAGGCCAAAGCGCCGAAGTCCAGAAATATCACAGACACAAGTATAAAAACAAGGCATCTGAGAGGGAATGATTATTTACAATAGTTCCTATGTTACACTTTTCCCTTCTAGTAGTAGAATACCCGCGCGAATACGGGGGATCGCTTAAGGGCCAAAGGCAGGCCCCTTCCTAAGCCTAACAGCAAAGGGGGGAAGCAGTGCGAGATCCCGAATACACGCCGCGGGCGACTTTCGCCCGCTCCTGCCGCCGCACTACTTTATCTCGTGGAAACAGAGTTctcgtggtttgcacatgcatgCAAAGCGCATCGACGCACTGCAAAGCGACAGTACGAAAGAAAGGTTGTGCCAATACTATTGATTTAACCTAACGAACTTGAGCTGCTCAAAAAGCCGGCCTTCGCGAACGTCGCACAACACTTCCTCGTGCTGGCCAAGCGCCCATGCTCTTGAACTACCGGGAGTTTAATCACCCCAGCAGCGTGGCCAATGTTTATGTGTCATACATTCGTCGCCGAGCGGCCGGGCTCAGACACGGCGAAGGTATTAAGATCTGACAGACGGCATGCAGCGAACGGAGCACAAACTGGCGAGCGATGGCTAATCTCCTCACGCGCATCAAACCCACAACCGCGTGGTCCTGTATTTACCGTGCCGTCAAAATCGATTTCCCCTCGCACGCCACGACGCGCGCAAATTCTTCCAGCGCGACAAAACTTGCCTTTGCTGCTGCGAAGCAGCGTTCGGGAGGAAAACTCGCTTCGCGCGACACGTCAGCAAATGTGAAGGATACACTGCGACAGCGCTGCACACGGATTGTGCTTTCTGCTTCTGCCTCTTCACTTGTGGACCGCGCGCAAGTCGTCTAACGTTATGCCAGTGTTATGAACTGAAATAATCTTCATTTAAATAATCAAATTGCCCACCTTAAGCATGTATTCGCAGTGCCAGTTATCGGCTATGGAAGACAAAACGCGCTACTGCGCCTCATAGACACTTGCTGTCCAAGTCACGCGGTCGCTTGGGTATGTAAACAATTGCGCAATACCTAGCCCAGACCCAGACGGCCTATGTGTTCCGCAACAAGTTGCGGGCTCTCTCCTTGGGCCAGACGCGTGGTGTCCGTTGCAGCACCACTTGCAATGAAGGCTTGCGTAGTTTGGCCATTTAACACTTGAATTGTAAGCTGCTCttatcactccccccccccccccccccctatttacAAGTCATGCCGGCCATTGACAGTATCCAACCGGACAGTTGCGCTGGTTAAGAACTCTCACTTCCAACAATAATTGAGAGAAAAACAGGTGCGGGAACTGGATTACTCGACGCAGAAACAATTTCGGCATAATGGGTGCCATGGTAAAATTCGCTTATAATGAACTGGACTTTTTAACGAGCCTAAGTACGAAATTTCGTCCCATTTTTCAGATACGTCGTAAAACTGCTTCTTTGTGAACCGTTCTTCGCGACACAAATGCAAGCAATAGATGCCCCAGAGAGCCTTAATTTGCATTTATTGTGGTAATAAAACTAAGTGAAAGCATGTGAAATTTTGCTGCTGGAGTTTTGCATTCAGTGTAACTTCCAAAGCCAGACAGCGGAAAATTTGTATACAACTTCTATATAGGAATATGAAAAAGATGACAAAACTTCAACGTTGCTGCATTATAAAGCCTACCTAacttagaatttttttttaattacgagACATTGTGGCTTTCTTTATCCATAAATGATATGGGCCTACCAGTTTTCACATGAGCTGCCCGACAGATCAGCCAGAGCAAACACCAAATAAAAGCTATTTTGCTAGATAGATGTAAGCACTGCCAATGCTGCCATCATGAAAGTAGGTCTATTTTGTTGGTGGTAACTTCCTGCCAAAAGTTAAATATATACAATGTTGTTTGATATAAGCAATTTACAGCGGTAATGTTTAGAGTTCAGGTACTCCCAAGATAAAAATCGGGGGTCTCAAACAGGTGCCCTAAGCAACTTGTACCCTCTTGCGGCATTTTCACCAGTTGCATCAGCATAACTTGCCCAAGCCTTAATACTTTCCTACTCCTTTGACAGGAGCAGGAAAGGCAAAAAACTAAGGCAGGTGGCCATGTGCTATCCATCTTTGGATAGGGATCTGACTTGAGCTTTGGAACTCATGATACAAGACACAATCGGTAACACCAGAGTGCAGTTATAAATGGTTTTCATACTGCACTGTGCTTCCTTAAAGACATGCGCACACAAAGACAGGAtgtcgaacgaagaagggaccCGCATCATGCACATggtgtgtgtcccttcttcgttcgacgtcctgttGTGCGCGCATAAGTCTCTAAAGAATCATGTACAACCGACTCGCTGAAAACATAACGCTTCCCTGTCACAGACACTGACAAAGGCCTACCCATGAAAACTCAATTTATTCCACTTCATTCTTTACAATTCAAAGTAATGAAAACACAAACAGAATGGAGCATGGGAAAAAAGAACACGAAACATCACCGCAGTGTGCCAGACAAGAAGATGCTGACTTCACCCACAATCATTTATTCCCTCCAGAGGCTACTGCGCTTCCCAATGGGAGAGAACCTTGTGGTGGCCGCAGACAACACGAAAACACGATCCATGCGCCTGGCATGTATAGACCCGACAAATATTGACTGCTGTGGTGATGCCATGAAGGTGCTGTGCATAAAACATGAAGTACAGGGCAGAGGGACTCATTTCCGTCTCTGAAACAAGGCTCTGGCTCGACCTCGTCCTCTTGCAGCTGCGTAAATGGAGAACCGGAGATTCAAGGAATCAGTCAATTGAAAATAGCCTCACATGTTGTAAGTAAACATACCACTTTTATAATTCACAAGAAATGTAAGTAAACACAACCACTTTTACAATTCACAAGAACCACTTTTGTAAGCCACCAAGGCGATAAATGCAAACATGCTTTACTGTCTACTACTCCCCGCACTGGTCAGAGTTGTAGAGATTTGACATTGGTCAGAGAGTTCACTGGACTGAGACCTTAAGgttttttgttattgttggtGCTctgaaaatgaaaatgcatttcCCACACAATGGGTTTGGTGTGCAATTATGTGTTTAGCTAAAATGTATTCAAAGTCAAACATGCGATTCCAGCTGACTTGACTAAGATGTCTACACACATTGTAACAAAAGAGTGCTCCAAAGTGACCACTGGAGATTACAATAAGACAGTTGAGGCTGCTTCTTAACAGTAACATGTAGGTAGTGTATTTGATGGGGTCAGATGGCTTAGGCAGACATCACATTCCTTAAGGCATGACCGAAAATTCTATAAAGTGGATTCATTTGACATGTTAAGCAGCTTTTTAAACAGCTATCATGAAGAGAAAATTAGATATAGAAGCAGCCATGGATGATGCTTCTATATATAtagagggagaggccttcgtcctgcagtagacataaaataggctgatgatgctgatgggGGATGTGAAAGTGTTTTAGAAACATAGCCCCCCTACTCCTCCCAATTCCTGCCATCACTACAttttgccagaatttttttttttttttttgaaggattAAGTTTATAAGTTGTTTGCATACAAAAGGTGTGGATATCTTTCCCTGGGTTGCATAGATGAAGCCTCCTCAAATTCAAAAGGGATAATAAACGCTGAAAGGAAGTATTGCATTTAGTTAGAGTGGGTTACTAGTCTTGAAAATCTATACACTTGTTCCATGCCGTGAGATGACTCAATTCAGAGAAAGTTGCGATTATTAATACAGCACAGTTGTCTTGATAATTCAGCATAGATTTAAATGCTTGCCTTTAGTCTCCCTTTAACCCCCTTTAGAGATCGTGACGACCTCGGCCCACCAAGAGTAGTTTGTCCCTGTTTGGCTCACAGTGACAGCTTGTAATAGGTGTTTCGCCAGTTTCTGAATGACTTGTTATGCCAAGGACGTCAAcaagtgtccccccccccccccccaatgctgATGCCAGTAAACATTCCATCATCGTCGCATTCAACGAGTTAGCGATTTTCCATCCTACAGGTAGCGGTAAGCATTCCATGCATGGTGGGTTGATGGCGCTTTACAAATCACAGCATGTTGGAATTACCCAGGTGTGTGCCCTAACACACTATGGTCAGTCCCTGGCACTTCTCCGAACAGCTGAAAATTTTACTACGTATATTAAAAAAACCATTACTTCCCTTTTCATAAATCTTCAAGACGGAAAACAGATGATTCACGCCTATAAATAAATGTCCTTCGCCATACAAGATCTGCAGTCCTATTTCTGTGTTTTGACCATGTTATTCAAGCATTTCATGTCATAAAGGAAGAATATGGTACCgtttcttaaaaaataaaaatagggtCTTATGATGTTGAAGTCAATTGTAAAATCAACTAGCTCACATTTGCTGATGTGGAGGTCTTATGACGGGGAAATTTTAATACAGTTCCACTCACACCGCAAGCTAACAGCAGAATCTATTTGAAGGTTTTCAGTGCCACACAACAATGAGCCTAACTGTAATGGCCTTAGGGACATACAGATGTGCTGGCATGGAGACCTTAACCTGTGTGATAACTATGATCCACAGACcaattatatatataaaaaagaagacaCTATAATGTCCACCTAACTGCAACAGTATCTGTCGAAAGAATCATGAATCTCGAGTATTTTTCTACAGATCACTCCACATGAGGCAGAACCAGAACTATGAAATGGCATTGCTTTGAAAGCCACAAACTATTTCGAGACTGCATGCTAACCTACTAAGATACAATACAACGAAGTACTGTACCAACTGAATCCTTCAAGTCATGTACGAACTACCCCACACACATGCAATCTCGGGATTGCAGTTACCTAGCTACAAACTTCCTTTAACACTAAGCTACCCAAGCAAACTTCAATTTGAGAACGATGCACCTGACACAGTAGGTGCAGCTTTGGCAACTACAGCTTTGATTTGAAAGCTCaatcagcagttttttttttattcttatgcAAGAACCCCAAAAGACCCAGTGTACACATACTGGCCTTCCTTCTCTAATGGGTGGCCATTTTTTCTGTTCATATACctagacttaagaggaagctttagctttcaGCTAACTTCGATGCcacctattcaagtacatgtaaaatgtAAAAATGCTTTTATGAAACACTTGAACTGATTTAAATAAAATTTCctgtatttgaaagagaaagcatAATTTTAGTAAATGTATGAAACAGAATTTTCTTTTAGGGCCTGCAACTTCCCACAAATATCGGTAAGCTTTCAATAAagtagaagcatgaagtttacaaatttcgTAATTcagcaccaaaaacagatatcgcagtttcgTAAACTGCGCACgtgagagcatctaaagcggacaaatttgaaaTTCAAATTTGCAGCTAATGTGCATATGTTACGGTGTTTATGAGGGCCTTTCAAAAGTTCTACTCGCAAATTAGTGGTATATCTCCGGGGACATATTCTTGGACCGATCACTTTCGACAATACCATCGCCTTCGTGTGACGTAGTGCTCAATCAGCTCATCCGGTTTCGCTTAACCAGCCAATAAGCGTGCACTGGAAGCAATTGTCCAAGAATACGTCCCCAAAGTGGTGTAttatacatcaaatttgtccactttggatgtattattaggtgcagtttacagaattgcgatatctttTATTGTCGAGTTACAAAGATGCCAACTTGATAGTTTTATTTTTCTAGGTGTTGCAAGTTTCAACAATTTTgataactatcatcatcagcagcagcctattcatgcccactgcaggacgaaggcctctccctgcgatcgccaattacccctgtcctgcgccaaccgattccaaccagcacccacaaatttcctaatttcgtcgcgccatctagtcctctgccgtcctctactgcacttcccttctcttggtatccattctgttactctaatggtccaacggttatctagtcagtgcattacatgacctgcccagcgcagtttttttctcttaatgtctattagaatattgtctatacgcgtttgctctccgatcctaactgctctctgtctcttaaagttatgcctagcaaaTATATCGATATGATAAATATCAatgacctaaatgaaaaatttgctTCCTACAGTAACtatattttaactttttcttttaattgcaacACCGTTCATCAAActcagtgcagtggttgccgaaaaaattAAATTTCTTGTTTTCTATGTACAGTGCTCATGGAATGAAACGCATCAATGCAGGGCTAATGTGCATACTTTCGTTTCCACTGGCTGCAGTTCATGTCATATTAACATAATTTTGGCGTGTGCACTTAGATCAGAGTCCGCTTCATCTTTGGTGACCAGATTCCTAGCGACATGACATTGTACTCTCGGGTACTTTGTCATATGCAGGGTTCTATTAAATGCTCCCTGTcacgtttcattccgtgagcactatTTAGGTGGGAGTCCCTGAACTACGCGTAAAGCGTCCTCTTAACACAGTCAATATGACTAAAATCAAAACGAAACACAGTGTCGTTTTTCCATTTGCGGACAAGTCAGACACAGTTACCGACCAGGAATGATTGTGCTTTAATTTACAGTCACCGACACAGACAAATCTTTCATTGCAGCATTAAAAGTTCCCTTGTTTTGAATGTGTTCTTTACTGTTGACGCAATGACTACCAGGTCATGAGGTGTCTGCAACTTTTCTCATGACCTCTTGAAAACAAACTGATGCCACTTGTCACCTAGAGCACATTGTCAAGCTTCTGGACACCGTGTGTTGCATGTTCAATGACACACATGACTGATCACAGAGGCTACAGGGAAACAGCTAATGGCTGAGCAAAAGTCAACACTGCCCTCACCTGATTCCACGACACGCAACGTTTCGAATGACACTTAGGATGTGCAATGCTAAAACCTAATAACCAGTGGGAACAGTAACATAATTATACCTCACAGAGCATAGATATCTATCGACACCATGCGCACTGCCAGGGCGGAGCACCAAAACTCGAAGTCTCAGAAAGCCAGCACAGCTGTCAAAAGCTGCAAATCGAGTAACCTGAAACAATTACCTTTTTCATGGCTGCTGTAATTTATAGCTCACACAGACAAACTGGCCAATGCAAACGCTTTGCGTTGCTTCAAAATGGCAAGTGGGAATCACACCGGAGGCCAAGTCTAATAAATATGTCCTTTGAATTTTTGTTCTCGAGACTCACCAAGGTGCAAAAATTTCCCAAATGTGAGCAAAACTGCAAGTGCAATCTTGAAGCTATGAGTTGGAGAGTCTAAACTAAATGACCACAATTTTACTGCTTGGCACCGCGCTGAAATGACACCACTCGAATTGAGCTATATTCTATGTCACAGTAAGGAAAGAGCTAAAGTTTCGGATTACGGCCCTACGTATCCTATGTATTCCTAAACATGGCACCTTATTTTTGATACTTCACTTAAGTTAGTGCATGCATGCACGCCAATCAAAGCTGAAAGTGTTCATCGGCTAGAGAACATGTTTCGACTCCACGAATGTAAGTATAGGCAGGTATGCAACGGATGATGTCTGAGGGAATCACCTTCACACACATCGCGAGAAGTTGATACTGCAACTGCATGGCCGAAACGCGCATTATTAAAATCAAGCGTCACAGCCAAGCTAGCACTATTTTCAGAATTCTAGAAATTAGTTCCAACAGCCCCGACAGGGCTAACTGACATTTCAGTAATCTTTACTTTCTGCAAGTAGCTGCACCTGTTGTAGTAGCAGTAGAATTATTATTAGTGGTAGTGGCTGCCGCTGTAGTAGTAAGACGAGTTCATGGGAGGGAAGAAACCATGAAGAACGCTGTTAACTCTCTCTCTAGGACACTTGCGCAATGTACTCCAACGTTCAAAATGCGGAAAGCAAGGTCAAACAttctacagaaaaataaaaaaaaggaaaacagaaatgTCGACCATCTGAGATCAGCTACACCGTTGGGCTGTACACGGAGACATGGGAAAACGAAACATCGTTGGCTTAGCACCGGCGATTGTCTTAGCTACACCGAGCTACAAAAAAAACGGTAGGGTCGCGATAAACATTTGCTTTACTCGATCCCACAAAAAAGGAAAACTGCACCGAGTAGAAGAGGAATGTGGGCTAACCTTGCGCTCGTAGAATCGCAGACTTGCCCCTGCCGGCGGACGCCGTCGCACTTTTGGCACCGGCTTTTTTGAACATGGGAGCGTTTTTGAGCATGTCCGGTAGTATCATGAAACGTATCTTGCTGcccctgatgtagacgttctcgagCTGAGCGACTCGACCGTCGCGGTACGTAA is a window from the Dermacentor variabilis isolate Ectoservices chromosome 3, ASM5094787v1, whole genome shotgun sequence genome containing:
- the SmD3 gene encoding small ribonucleoprotein particle protein SmD3 translates to MSIGVPIKVLHEAEGHIVTCETNTGEVYRGKLVEAEDNMNCQMCNITVTYRDGRVAQLENVYIRGSKIRFMILPDMLKNAPMFKKAGAKSATASAGRGKSAILRAQAARGRGRARALFQRRK